In the genome of Spirochaetota bacterium, the window GCCTACGCGTCCCGTCGTTTCACACGCGTACGGGACGAGATCGAGGAGATTCCCATCGAGGGGGCACTCGTCAATCCGCTGCTCTTCTCGGCCGGCGCGCGATTCTTTTTTTCGTACAATGCGTTTGCCGGTATTTCGACGACCGTAAGCGCCGTCAGGAAACGGCACTATCCCGGTGAGACGATAGGCGTTGAGATAAGGCTCCAATTTTAGGATAAAAAAACTTGATTATATTTTATACCTGTGCGTATACTTGAGTTGTCGCAAAATAGAGATGAAAGGCCGTTTATCGTCTTTTTTATTGCAGAGAGTGGTAATTACCGCCGAAAATATGGTGAGGCGGTGCGTTTGAACGCATTGCGACCTGCTTTTTGGCTGGCGCGCTTGTTGCCGTTCCTGACAACGACCGTGTGCCAACAATAACGAGGGAGGTATCAAAGGAATGATTTCCATGCAGCAGCTCGAGGAGCTTGAAAGCAGGATAATAAAGGCGCTGCAGCTTATCGGCGACCTGAGGACTGAAAACTCGAGACTCGAGTCCGATAACGAGTCCCTCAAAGTCGTCGCCGAGGAGGCGAAGCTGAGCCTTGAAGAGAAGGAGCAGGAGCTGGCCCGCATCCAGCGCGAACTCGACGACACCGCGCGCGAGCTTGCCGAACTGAAGGACAAGGAAAACGTGCTGGAGAAGAAGATCATCGAGCTGTTAGGCAAGATGGACGCGCTTAAAACAGGCTCGGCCCCGATCTTCGAAAGAGGCACGCGCGCCGAAAGGCCCGCCGCGCGCGAATCGGCGCCGAAGAGCGCACCGCGCGTCGCTCCCCGCAGGGAAGACGTCAGCGTTGAGACCGTTCGCAGCGGCGATGATATCGTGATTTCCGACAAGGACGACGATATCATCATTATCGACGATGACACCGCGCTCGCGGACGCGGACGTCCGGGTCGAGACCTCTCCCGGCAGGCCGGGCGGAGAAGACGAGATCATTCTCCTCGACGACGGCGCCGACGAAATAGTGATCGATGACGTTGACAGCGATCTGGTCATCATCGACGAAACGGAGAAGGGGAAATCCTCCAAGAAGAAGGGCAGGTCTTTCGACGAGCTCTCCATGGATGATGATTTCCTTATCATAGAAGAGGACGGCAAGTAGGCGCGGCGTGAGCGTCGATGGCCGCAAAGGGAGGTTGCCGGTGGAGAACAGGGTGAAGGTTTCCATCTACGGCGGTACCTATTCGATCCAGGGAGAGGCGTCGCCGGAGTATATCGAGCGACTGGCCCGTTTCGTAAATGAACGCATGGAAGAGGTGGGCCGCAGCCTGTCAAGCGGCACTCCGCTCCAGGTGGCGATTCTCGCGGCGCTCAATATCGCCGATGAATACATGCAGGTCAGAGACCTCAAGGTGGGACTGACCGGCGAACTCGAACGGAAGACGAGACAGTTGATCTCTCTCCTGGACGAGGGTCTTGTCGGTGATATCTTCTCGCAGTTTGAAGCCTCAAGGCCGCACCCGCCGATTCCCTGAGCACCGCGCGGCCGGCGCCCTCACGCGCGGCGCATCCCGCCTTGTGCGCGCGCATGGCAGTGGTCGGGGGAATGCCTGCGCGACGGGCGTATGCATCACCTCCGGCCTTTCCGCCTTAAAACATGTCGTTTATTATCTTTTCCTTTACTGAAACACGCATATCTTCTACATTGTTCCGGCCGGCTCCGGGATATTTTTTACACTTTTTTCTATATAAACGGGTATTTAGAGTAACTGATGAGCGATGTTTCTGTGACCATCGGCGACGAGGACCTTGTCAGACGATTCAAGGGAGGCGAACAAAAAGCCTTCGATGAGTTGTATACGCGATATGCGCCCCGTCTCAAGCGGCTCATCGTGTATTCCCTCGGCGACGCAGACGAGTCCGAGGACGTACTGCATGATGTGTTCATGAGAGTGTTTCTGCATATCGATTCGTTCAATACCGACATGGCCTTCTCG includes:
- a CDS encoding cell division protein ZapA, whose amino-acid sequence is MENRVKVSIYGGTYSIQGEASPEYIERLARFVNERMEEVGRSLSSGTPLQVAILAALNIADEYMQVRDLKVGLTGELERKTRQLISLLDEGLVGDIFSQFEASRPHPPIP
- a CDS encoding cell division protein ZapB, with the translated sequence MISMQQLEELESRIIKALQLIGDLRTENSRLESDNESLKVVAEEAKLSLEEKEQELARIQRELDDTARELAELKDKENVLEKKIIELLGKMDALKTGSAPIFERGTRAERPAARESAPKSAPRVAPRREDVSVETVRSGDDIVISDKDDDIIIIDDDTALADADVRVETSPGRPGGEDEIILLDDGADEIVIDDVDSDLVIIDETEKGKSSKKKGRSFDELSMDDDFLIIEEDGK